One stretch of Kiritimatiellaceae bacterium DNA includes these proteins:
- a CDS encoding RluA family pseudouridine synthase has product MSRASFQITPHEDGLPLVDVLADRLRCSKKQARVLLDARQVFVNGQRVWMAKHTLKIKDVIETVRPEAKTHKIEILKRSGDILIVNKPSGMVTNGSSRSLEVRLQHELNNPQLCAVHRLDRDTSGCVMFAANAAAKDKMIPLFKEEKIVKIYRAIAVGRVSDSLKTITRDIDGESATTMVNVLDRNRDASYLELRIHTGRTHQIRKHLAAMRHPVLGDKEYAGEQRGNPIFRAVPRQMLHACRLILPDPQGGAALRVSAPVPEDFQAILNALKLK; this is encoded by the coding sequence ATGAGCCGAGCATCCTTTCAAATCACACCGCACGAAGACGGACTGCCGCTGGTCGACGTCCTCGCCGACCGGTTGCGTTGCTCCAAAAAGCAGGCGCGCGTACTGCTCGACGCCCGTCAGGTTTTCGTGAACGGTCAACGCGTCTGGATGGCCAAGCATACGCTTAAAATCAAAGACGTCATCGAGACAGTCCGCCCTGAGGCAAAGACACACAAAATCGAAATTCTGAAGCGGTCAGGAGATATCCTTATCGTCAACAAGCCGTCCGGCATGGTGACGAACGGCAGCAGTCGCAGTCTGGAAGTCCGGCTCCAGCATGAGTTGAATAATCCGCAGCTCTGCGCCGTACACCGCCTCGACCGCGATACGTCAGGCTGTGTGATGTTCGCCGCCAACGCGGCGGCAAAGGACAAGATGATTCCTCTTTTCAAAGAAGAGAAGATTGTAAAAATTTACCGGGCCATTGCGGTCGGTCGTGTTTCTGACTCTCTCAAAACGATCACGCGGGACATTGACGGTGAGTCGGCCACCACGATGGTGAACGTACTCGACCGCAACCGCGACGCGAGCTATCTGGAACTTCGTATTCATACCGGACGAACTCACCAGATTCGCAAACACCTTGCCGCCATGCGCCACCCGGTTCTGGGCGACAAAGAGTACGCGGGCGAACAGCGCGGTAATCCGATTTTCCGCGCCGTGCCGCGCCAAATGCTTCACGCCTGCCGGCTGATCCTTCCCGATCCGCAGGGCGGAGCCGCTCTGCGCGTCAGCGCGCCGGTTCCGGAAGACTTTCAGGCGATTCTGAATGCGCTGAAACTAAAGTGA
- a CDS encoding aspartate aminotransferase family protein encodes MEVMKTEEIIQLHKKYVMPTYAPGLVLVKGQGSKVWDADGKEYLDFLAGIAVLNVGHCHPAVVKATQEQAVKLVHVSNLYYNENQPRLAQALSERSLSGKCFFCNSGAEANEGLIKLARLWGSTKGKYEVITMKNSFHGRTLATLTATGQEKVQKGFYPLPEGFKYAEFNNLESCKAAVTEKTAAILVEAVQGEGGILPADPAFIKGLRKLCDEKDLLLFFDEVQAGVGRTGKWFGFQNYDVQPDAFSVAKGLGNGFPIGAVVAAPKVSDVFQPGNHATTFGGTPLACAAALAVIETIEKEHLLENAQKMGALFLEKLQAIAAKYDWIEGARGCGLMVGLVLKDNAAPLQKILQDKGLLTLATAVRVLRMLPPLNVTAKEVEKAAALIAEACAELDKTQ; translated from the coding sequence ATGGAAGTCATGAAAACAGAAGAAATTATCCAGTTGCACAAAAAGTATGTAATGCCGACCTATGCGCCGGGCCTCGTGCTCGTTAAAGGTCAAGGTTCCAAGGTTTGGGATGCCGACGGCAAGGAATATCTCGATTTCCTCGCCGGTATCGCCGTGCTGAACGTCGGCCACTGCCATCCGGCGGTCGTCAAGGCCACCCAGGAACAGGCGGTGAAGCTGGTGCACGTCTCCAACCTTTATTACAACGAAAACCAGCCGCGGCTCGCACAGGCTCTTTCTGAACGGTCGCTGAGCGGCAAATGCTTTTTCTGCAACTCCGGCGCGGAAGCCAACGAAGGACTGATCAAACTGGCGCGGCTCTGGGGTTCGACCAAGGGCAAATATGAAGTGATCACCATGAAAAACTCCTTTCATGGCCGGACGCTCGCCACGTTGACCGCCACCGGTCAGGAAAAGGTGCAGAAAGGTTTCTATCCCCTGCCCGAAGGTTTTAAATATGCTGAGTTCAATAATCTCGAATCGTGCAAAGCCGCTGTAACCGAAAAGACCGCCGCAATTCTGGTTGAAGCCGTTCAGGGCGAAGGCGGCATTCTTCCCGCCGACCCAGCGTTCATCAAAGGACTGCGGAAACTCTGTGACGAAAAAGATCTCCTGTTGTTTTTTGATGAAGTGCAGGCCGGTGTCGGCCGGACTGGTAAATGGTTTGGCTTCCAAAATTATGACGTACAACCGGACGCTTTCTCGGTCGCCAAAGGACTCGGCAACGGATTCCCGATCGGCGCGGTCGTCGCCGCGCCGAAAGTTTCCGACGTGTTCCAGCCGGGCAACCACGCGACCACGTTCGGCGGAACCCCGCTGGCCTGCGCCGCCGCGCTGGCTGTCATCGAAACAATCGAGAAAGAACACCTGCTCGAAAACGCTCAGAAGATGGGCGCGCTGTTCCTTGAAAAACTTCAGGCGATTGCCGCGAAGTACGATTGGATCGAAGGTGCGCGGGGCTGCGGCCTGATGGTTGGTCTCGTACTGAAAGATAATGCAGCTCCGCTCCAGAAAATTTTACAGGATAAGGGCCTGCTGACCCTCGCCACCGCCGTGCGGGTGCTGCGGATGCTTCCGCCGCTCAACGTCACCGCCAAAGAAGTCGAAAAAGCCGCCGCTCTCATTGCAGAAGCCTGCGCAGAACTGGATAAAACACAATGA
- a CDS encoding N-6 DNA methylase, translating to MSHDSIEQYTASVGLGHRRDHGQFFTPFDVALFMCRWVMAHKPTDVYDPSFGLGAFFKAAQAVDSQMIFRASEIDPRILEFYSQANGSPKTLHVTREDYLSAWNQRHEAIVCNPPYMRFQLFTNRDAVFASFAKHLDCQLSGYTNIASAFLIKSLAELRPSGRLAYIMPLEFLNTGYGEVVKERLLNNGLLKALIRINPEKDVFPDATTSVGIVLVENDGVHSPVKFYTASSLSCLPSLLESTPTKELSGDKLKPKDKWLKHFDERHSDFQSCDLVTIDTYGTFNRGIATGANEFFAMSNSEAECRHLPRSVFLRCITKSAQVTKSVFTEDDLNALDSGGAPVLLLNLNGAVGGAARDYLKCGEEKGYNQRYLTRVRNPWYKLEKRTPAPLLFGVFSRERFKVIRNLSTAVNLTCYHGFYPNLFGQVIIDSLFLYFQSRAARRLLELNMRRYGDSLDKFEPNDLNRAFAPSVEWFAKLPPDAVSKALELCRNGNGLPGFMDDLFDELISEAEHSHGTLQLAHRGPAVVHA from the coding sequence ATGAGCCATGATTCCATAGAGCAGTACACAGCCTCTGTAGGTCTTGGCCACCGGCGCGATCACGGACAGTTCTTTACGCCGTTCGATGTAGCCCTTTTCATGTGCCGATGGGTGATGGCACATAAGCCCACAGACGTTTACGACCCATCTTTCGGTCTTGGCGCATTTTTCAAGGCCGCACAGGCTGTTGATTCGCAGATGATATTTCGCGCCTCGGAGATAGACCCGCGTATTCTGGAGTTCTACTCGCAAGCCAATGGTAGTCCGAAGACCCTGCATGTTACGCGCGAAGATTACCTTTCGGCCTGGAATCAGCGGCACGAGGCCATTGTTTGCAATCCGCCCTATATGAGATTTCAGTTGTTCACCAATCGCGATGCCGTGTTCGCATCCTTTGCGAAACATTTGGATTGTCAGTTATCGGGGTACACAAACATTGCATCGGCGTTCTTGATAAAGTCGCTTGCAGAACTGCGCCCTTCGGGGCGTCTCGCTTACATCATGCCTCTTGAATTTCTGAATACCGGTTATGGAGAAGTTGTAAAGGAGCGGTTGCTGAACAATGGTTTACTGAAAGCACTAATCCGAATAAACCCTGAAAAGGATGTATTCCCGGACGCAACAACATCCGTGGGCATAGTTCTAGTAGAAAACGACGGAGTACATTCACCCGTTAAGTTCTACACTGCATCGAGCCTTTCCTGTCTGCCCTCTTTGCTTGAATCAACGCCAACGAAGGAGTTGAGTGGTGACAAACTGAAACCTAAAGACAAGTGGCTGAAACACTTTGATGAGAGACATTCCGATTTTCAATCCTGTGATCTAGTCACCATTGACACCTACGGAACATTCAACCGGGGAATTGCCACAGGAGCAAATGAGTTCTTTGCCATGTCAAACAGTGAAGCGGAGTGCCGTCATCTTCCGCGTTCTGTCTTTCTTCGGTGCATAACAAAAAGCGCCCAAGTGACAAAAAGCGTGTTCACTGAGGACGACTTGAACGCGCTAGACTCTGGCGGCGCTCCTGTTTTACTGCTCAATCTGAATGGTGCAGTTGGTGGCGCCGCGCGTGATTACCTGAAATGCGGAGAGGAAAAGGGTTATAATCAGCGATATTTAACAAGAGTCAGAAATCCTTGGTATAAGCTGGAGAAAAGAACCCCGGCTCCTCTTCTCTTTGGTGTCTTTTCACGAGAACGGTTCAAGGTGATTAGAAACCTGAGCACGGCAGTCAATCTCACCTGTTATCACGGGTTCTACCCGAATCTGTTTGGACAAGTGATTATTGACTCTTTGTTTCTGTATTTTCAATCACGAGCAGCTAGAAGGCTGCTCGAGTTAAATATGCGCCGATATGGGGATTCGCTCGATAAGTTTGAGCCAAACGACTTGAACCGGGCTTTTGCTCCCTCCGTCGAATGGTTCGCGAAATTGCCGCCTGATGCAGTAAGCAAGGCACTTGAGTTATGCCGCAATGGCAACGGACTCCCCGGTTTCATGGACGATCTATTTGATGAACTCATATCGGAAGCCGAACACTCGCATGGAACATTACAACTTGCCCACCGTGGGCCCGCCGTGGTTCATGCGTAA
- a CDS encoding AccI family restriction endonuclease: MPETFKQAIARLVAATPFGVDPNIQMTGRPPTMASSEFLTNKEQGDWAEQIVFTAINENSSDYRAVKYGRSDTLAAGDSGFEDFYQAYQDELNSIGKRPDLLIFKRSDVGDAILNLADDQTVSRAIAAIEVRSSSFLANRYSQFMETRVTQAVRRCRELKTAILQNRMRDLLQQKSPEILAMIQHSNDETFRELDFRLRSWSSSAELQELTALLRELKDQIKILHKRDYLSITPKVEDLALVNRWIQHFNVRHFYLQVFFDKAYVIPFRSILEIASDPTKEDVVFSVEQDIKNQGKTTIKINVQVGKEILGRIDMPEHKSAMKELDRGRLLFYVTFQNGRGYLDNKVFTTEIVNEP, translated from the coding sequence ATGCCAGAGACTTTCAAACAAGCCATAGCTCGACTCGTAGCCGCTACTCCATTTGGAGTCGATCCAAACATCCAAATGACAGGCAGACCGCCAACGATGGCCAGTTCAGAATTTCTGACCAACAAGGAACAGGGGGATTGGGCGGAGCAAATTGTCTTCACGGCAATCAACGAGAATTCCTCCGACTACCGTGCCGTGAAATACGGACGTTCCGATACTCTAGCTGCTGGCGATTCTGGGTTTGAAGACTTCTACCAAGCATATCAGGATGAGTTAAACAGCATAGGCAAGCGTCCCGATCTGCTGATCTTCAAACGAAGCGATGTCGGGGATGCGATACTCAACCTGGCCGACGACCAAACAGTCTCCAGAGCAATCGCAGCTATCGAGGTCAGATCAAGCTCGTTCTTGGCAAATCGATACAGTCAGTTTATGGAAACAAGGGTCACCCAAGCGGTTCGGCGGTGTCGCGAGTTGAAAACCGCAATACTGCAAAACCGAATGAGAGACCTGCTACAGCAAAAGAGCCCAGAAATACTGGCCATGATCCAACACTCAAACGACGAGACGTTCAGAGAGTTGGACTTCAGGTTGCGGTCATGGTCGTCGTCTGCTGAACTTCAGGAATTAACAGCACTGCTACGCGAACTCAAAGATCAGATTAAAATACTGCACAAACGTGATTACCTCAGCATTACCCCAAAGGTAGAGGATCTTGCTCTTGTTAATCGGTGGATTCAGCATTTCAATGTGCGCCACTTCTATCTTCAAGTGTTCTTTGACAAGGCATACGTTATCCCCTTCCGTAGCATCCTTGAGATTGCCTCTGATCCAACCAAAGAAGATGTGGTCTTTTCGGTAGAGCAGGACATTAAGAACCAAGGTAAAACAACCATTAAGATTAACGTTCAAGTAGGAAAAGAGATACTCGGTCGAATTGACATGCCGGAGCACAAGTCGGCCATGAAGGAGTTGGATAGAGGAAGGCTCTTATTCTACGTTACCTTCCAAAATGGTCGTGGATACTTGGACAATAAGGTTTTCACTACGGAAATTGTAAATGAGCCATGA
- the argB gene encoding acetylglutamate kinase, producing the protein MQQMIEKASVLIEALPYIQKFRGDTVVVKFGGSIMESEIGYRNILKDVAFMECVGLQPVIVHGGGKSVSKKMREAHIQPNFVQGLRVTDEKTITVVESVLNNEVNPHLVEIIKNYGGKAHGIHGEDIIKVKKHVGVDPQTGETLDWGYVGKVIHVDVEPIKAFLKADIIPVITPLGRGEDGHLYNVNADDVANAIACALQARKLVFLSDVPGLLRDPSDATTLISTLSLCEVEDLIKRGIISGGMLPKIGGAVEALKAGVSKTHIIDSALPHSLLLELFTDKGVGTEIVK; encoded by the coding sequence ATGCAGCAGATGATTGAAAAAGCGTCGGTACTGATTGAAGCCCTGCCCTACATCCAGAAGTTCCGGGGCGATACCGTTGTCGTTAAGTTCGGCGGCAGTATCATGGAGAGCGAGATCGGCTACCGGAATATTCTCAAGGATGTCGCGTTCATGGAATGCGTCGGCCTTCAGCCGGTGATTGTACACGGCGGCGGAAAATCCGTTTCCAAAAAAATGCGGGAAGCGCACATCCAGCCGAACTTTGTTCAGGGCCTGCGGGTGACCGATGAGAAAACCATCACCGTGGTGGAAAGCGTTCTCAACAACGAAGTGAATCCGCATCTGGTGGAAATCATCAAAAACTACGGCGGCAAAGCGCACGGCATTCACGGCGAAGACATCATCAAGGTGAAGAAGCATGTCGGCGTTGATCCGCAGACCGGAGAAACTCTCGACTGGGGCTACGTCGGCAAAGTGATCCATGTGGATGTTGAGCCGATCAAAGCGTTCCTGAAAGCCGACATCATTCCGGTCATTACGCCGCTCGGTCGTGGCGAAGACGGCCATCTTTACAATGTGAATGCCGACGACGTCGCCAATGCCATCGCCTGCGCCCTGCAGGCACGGAAACTGGTTTTCCTGAGCGATGTGCCGGGACTGTTGCGGGATCCATCCGATGCAACCACGCTGATTTCAACGCTAAGCCTGTGTGAAGTCGAAGACCTGATCAAACGGGGCATTATTTCCGGCGGCATGCTGCCGAAAATCGGCGGCGCAGTCGAAGCGCTCAAAGCAGGCGTCAGCAAAACGCATATCATTGATTCCGCCCTGCCTCACTCACTCCTGCTGGAACTCTTCACCGACAAAGGCGTCGGAACCGAGATTGTGAAATAA
- a CDS encoding type II toxin-antitoxin system VapC family toxin, whose amino-acid sequence MKTVYIETSVVSYLASKPSRDIIIAAHQQITQEWWENVLFQNFEPCISEVVIEEAGQGDPSAAERRLSKLVGIRILPTSSETKELATAYLHCLSLPQSAGLDAAHLAIAVLNAADYLVSWNCKHIANGRIIRLIQEENKKRGLKTPVICTPEELWEA is encoded by the coding sequence ATGAAAACGGTCTATATTGAAACAAGCGTAGTCAGCTATCTGGCATCAAAACCCAGCCGCGACATCATCATTGCGGCGCACCAACAGATCACTCAAGAGTGGTGGGAAAATGTGCTGTTTCAAAACTTTGAGCCCTGCATTTCTGAAGTTGTAATTGAAGAGGCCGGACAGGGAGACCCTTCTGCTGCTGAAAGACGACTGAGCAAGCTGGTCGGTATTCGTATCCTTCCCACCTCCTCAGAAACAAAAGAACTGGCAACAGCTTATCTTCACTGCCTGTCACTGCCGCAAAGCGCAGGGCTGGATGCCGCTCACCTAGCCATAGCGGTCTTGAACGCCGCTGATTATCTCGTTTCATGGAATTGCAAACACATTGCCAACGGGCGCATCATTCGATTGATTCAGGAAGAAAACAAAAAAAGAGGGCTAAAAACTCCGGTTATCTGCACGCCAGAGGAACTGTGGGAGGCTTAA
- the argJ gene encoding bifunctional glutamate N-acetyltransferase/amino-acid acetyltransferase ArgJ, which translates to MKKSLPLPKGFSATGIQAGIKKHKKDMALIVSDVPAVSAAVFTTNQVKAAPVKWDLKVVEHDRARAIVMNSGNANACTGAQGMADAEAMAALAAGKLGVQSLNIFVCSTGTIGKPLPMDKIAGGIELLFDDASPDGGMDAAEAMMTTDLVSKTVTVEIDLGGKPARITGLAKGSGMIEPNMATMLAFILTDAAVEKHTLQCALRAAADMSFNRITVDGDRSTNDTVICLANGQAGNDVLTQDSKHWKTFYHALEKVLFDLSMMIVKDGEGATRVITVRVNGAASGGEAEEAARAVANSMLNKTAWAGKRPNWGRIMDAIGYSYAQVQENKVDIDYDDVPAVRNGMAAGTPEEKLVAAVSKEAFTININLNLGSGSTVVYTCNCTEDYVRINVE; encoded by the coding sequence ATGAAAAAATCATTGCCCCTGCCAAAAGGATTTTCCGCGACCGGAATTCAGGCCGGAATTAAAAAGCATAAAAAGGATATGGCCCTGATCGTCTCGGATGTTCCGGCGGTCAGCGCAGCGGTTTTTACAACCAATCAGGTTAAGGCCGCGCCGGTAAAGTGGGATCTCAAGGTTGTTGAGCATGATAGGGCTCGGGCGATTGTGATGAACAGCGGCAACGCCAATGCCTGCACCGGTGCACAAGGTATGGCCGACGCCGAAGCCATGGCCGCCCTCGCCGCCGGGAAACTGGGTGTGCAGTCGCTCAATATTTTCGTCTGCTCGACCGGAACAATCGGCAAGCCGCTGCCGATGGATAAAATCGCCGGCGGCATTGAACTGCTGTTTGACGATGCTTCCCCGGACGGCGGTATGGACGCTGCGGAAGCGATGATGACCACCGACCTCGTCAGCAAAACAGTTACGGTGGAAATTGACCTCGGAGGGAAACCGGCACGGATCACCGGCCTCGCCAAAGGTTCCGGCATGATTGAGCCGAATATGGCCACGATGCTTGCGTTTATTCTGACCGACGCGGCGGTTGAAAAACATACGTTGCAATGCGCGCTGCGGGCCGCCGCCGACATGAGTTTCAACCGGATCACCGTGGACGGCGACCGGAGCACCAACGACACCGTCATCTGTCTGGCCAACGGTCAGGCGGGCAACGACGTCCTCACGCAGGATTCCAAACACTGGAAAACATTTTACCACGCGCTGGAAAAAGTCCTTTTCGATCTCTCGATGATGATCGTCAAAGACGGCGAAGGCGCGACGCGGGTTATCACGGTACGGGTGAATGGCGCCGCTTCCGGCGGCGAGGCCGAAGAAGCCGCGCGGGCCGTGGCCAACTCCATGCTTAACAAAACCGCGTGGGCTGGCAAACGGCCGAACTGGGGCCGGATTATGGACGCCATCGGCTATTCCTACGCGCAGGTTCAGGAAAACAAAGTCGATATCGATTACGACGACGTGCCCGCCGTGCGGAACGGCATGGCCGCCGGAACGCCGGAAGAAAAACTGGTCGCCGCCGTTTCTAAAGAAGCGTTCACCATCAATATCAATTTGAATCTCGGCAGCGGAAGCACCGTGGTTTACACCTGTAACTGCACCGAAGATTATGTGCGGATCAACGTGGAATAA
- the rpsI gene encoding 30S ribosomal protein S9, protein MAATGRRKTSVARVILVKGSGIITVNGKTAQDYFDTKDMLDTVVRPLVLTGRVDQYDMIVKVSGGGKVGQCGAISHGTSRALIKAEEDLKPILKKGGFLTRDARMKERKKPGQPGARKRFQFSKR, encoded by the coding sequence ATTGCCGCAACAGGCCGGCGCAAAACATCGGTAGCGCGGGTCATTCTCGTTAAAGGCTCCGGCATTATCACCGTGAACGGCAAAACCGCTCAGGATTATTTTGACACCAAAGACATGCTCGACACCGTGGTTCGTCCGCTGGTGCTCACCGGACGCGTCGATCAGTACGACATGATCGTCAAAGTCAGCGGCGGCGGCAAAGTCGGCCAGTGCGGAGCCATCTCGCACGGCACATCCCGCGCCCTGATCAAAGCGGAAGAAGATCTGAAGCCGATCCTGAAAAAAGGCGGCTTCCTCACCCGCGATGCGCGTATGAAAGAGCGTAAGAAACCGGGTCAGCCGGGTGCTCGCAAACGCTTCCAGTTCTCGAAACGTTAA
- the rplM gene encoding 50S ribosomal protein L13 has protein sequence MKTFVANENDIKRDWYVVDAADKSTGRLAVFIADLLRGRNKPTYTPHVDTGAFVVVINAEKVKLTGNKEKGKIYQDYSGFPSGLKERTAATIREKNPTRIIMQAVEGMLPGNRLMRKTITRLKVYTGPNHPHSAQKVQTLEFKG, from the coding sequence ATGAAGACATTTGTAGCAAACGAAAATGATATCAAACGGGACTGGTACGTGGTGGATGCCGCAGACAAGTCCACCGGACGTCTGGCTGTTTTTATCGCAGATCTTCTGCGCGGCCGGAATAAACCGACTTACACTCCGCATGTGGACACCGGGGCCTTTGTAGTCGTCATCAACGCCGAAAAGGTGAAGCTGACCGGCAATAAGGAAAAGGGCAAAATTTATCAGGACTACAGCGGATTCCCGAGCGGTCTGAAAGAACGCACTGCCGCAACCATCCGCGAAAAGAATCCGACGCGCATTATCATGCAGGCGGTTGAAGGAATGCTTCCAGGCAACCGGCTGATGCGCAAGACGATCACCCGCCTGAAAGTTTACACCGGCCCGAACCATCCGCATTCGGCGCAGAAGGTTCAGACACTCGAATTTAAAGGCTAA
- a CDS encoding DUF218 domain-containing protein, with protein MKLFRKKEVWIPTWQGLTVLLLLVGGLLYGAVRHLYPFLAQNHPVPNAEMIIIEGWLADAELKEAAKAIRPGQIVVTTGGPVTFGQKILNYENYAEMAAARLIALGIPAETIITIPAPETLRDRTYVSAQATRRTLEDLGLFGKSANLYTIGAHARRSYLMFRCVFGQNYPLGVIAVEPPYYDLKHWYRHSAGFKHVVTEFISWFYAKLFLVTHHA; from the coding sequence ATGAAACTTTTCCGCAAAAAAGAGGTCTGGATACCCACCTGGCAGGGCTTGACCGTGCTTTTATTGCTGGTCGGCGGCCTCCTTTATGGCGCGGTGCGGCATCTCTATCCGTTTCTGGCGCAGAATCATCCGGTGCCAAATGCCGAGATGATTATCATCGAAGGCTGGCTGGCTGATGCCGAACTCAAGGAGGCCGCCAAAGCCATTCGGCCCGGCCAGATTGTTGTCACCACCGGCGGGCCTGTTACTTTCGGGCAGAAAATCCTCAACTACGAAAATTACGCTGAGATGGCCGCCGCACGCCTTATTGCTCTGGGCATTCCTGCCGAAACCATTATTACCATTCCGGCACCGGAAACCCTGCGCGACCGAACCTATGTTTCAGCTCAGGCCACGCGCCGCACGCTGGAAGATCTTGGGCTGTTTGGTAAATCCGCCAACCTCTACACCATCGGCGCGCATGCCCGCCGTTCCTATCTCATGTTCCGCTGTGTTTTTGGACAAAACTATCCTCTTGGTGTCATCGCGGTGGAACCGCCGTACTACGATCTTAAACACTGGTATCGTCACAGCGCCGGCTTCAAGCATGTTGTTACGGAGTTTATCTCCTGGTTCTACGCGAAACTTTTTCTGGTAACGCACCATGCCTGA
- a CDS encoding GGDEF domain-containing protein: MPDRLQRRLAEIGAPSDVCELAAELAELAVRDPLTGLYNRRFFDEALTRNIEAARRYGRELSLVLFDLDGFKRINDTCGHQAGDEVLKNFARLLQETARKADIVCRTGGDEFAVILPETGSVNIGNFLNRVSQALGKIKATAGAAALPSDDLFADADAALRAAKPMR; the protein is encoded by the coding sequence ATGCCTGACCGCCTCCAGCGCCGCCTCGCCGAAATCGGAGCCCCTTCCGATGTCTGTGAGCTTGCAGCTGAGCTGGCTGAGCTGGCCGTCCGCGATCCGCTTACCGGACTTTATAATCGCCGGTTCTTTGATGAAGCGCTCACGCGTAACATTGAAGCCGCCCGCCGGTATGGACGCGAATTAAGTCTGGTGCTTTTTGACCTCGATGGCTTTAAGCGGATCAACGACACCTGCGGTCATCAGGCCGGAGATGAGGTGCTGAAAAATTTCGCCCGGCTCTTGCAGGAAACCGCACGCAAAGCCGATATCGTCTGCCGCACTGGCGGCGATGAGTTTGCCGTTATTCTTCCGGAGACCGGATCAGTCAATATCGGAAACTTTTTGAACCGGGTTTCCCAAGCCTTGGGAAAAATCAAAGCGACCGCCGGAGCGGCCGCTTTGCCGTCGGACGATCTTTTTGCCGACGCTGACGCGGCGTTACGTGCCGCCAAGCCGATGCGATAA